The Nocardia vinacea genome contains the following window.
TCGGCCTGCTGGGCGGCGTATTCGGTCATCGAGAGCCCGCCCTGATGATGGCGCAGCATCAGCTGCAGGAACATCGTGTCCAGTGTGGGACCGGTGGCCTGGCGCAGCGCGGTCACCTCCGCGGTGGTCGCCATGCCCGGCATGGAAGCTGATGGGCCGGACATTGCGTGGTCGGTGGTGGCACCGGAATGCGAATGACCCGACTGTTCGGTCATCCAGCCCATATAGCCGTCCGCATTCTGGTTCGGTTTACCCCACATCTGCAGCCAGCCCTGCATCCGGCCGATCTGTTCCTGCTGGGTGGTCAGAATGTCGTAGGCCAGCCTGCGCACATCGTTGTCGGTGGAACCGATGAGCGCGATACCGGCCATTTCGACGGCTTGTGCGTGGTGTGCCGACATGTCTTGGCTGAATCCGATATCGACCGCGCCGGGATCGGGTTCGCTATTGCCGTCCAGCGGCAGCCGGGCCAGCACGCCGACCGCGAAGCCGATCAGCAGGACGCCGATCGCACCGAGCACCAGCAGCGGAGTGCGCTGCTGCCGCGCCTGCGCGGCGAAACCCGTGGAACCGCTCGCCACGTCCGGCTCGATTTCGGTATCCACGGGCATCTACTGACCTTCCGTCGGCTGGGTCGGAATTCCGGTGGGCACGCCGGGGATACTCGGCACACCCGGAATGCTCGGCATACCGGGCAGACCACCCGAGGCGCCGCCGAGTTCGGTCTGGTCCTGCGACAGGCCCTTACCGTCCATCGGCACCGCATCCGGTCCGGGCGGCGTCGGGTCGTACGGCGTCGGGTTGTTCGCGTCGAACGCGGGGTTCGAGCAACTCGCGCCCACCTCGGGGTAGGCGTATTGGTTCGCGCGCAAGGCGGTGATGAACTGGTTGACCCGCTTGTCGTCGGCGCTGTCCAGCTTCAGCTGATGCCCCCAGGACTGCAGCGATATCGCCGAGGTCAGTCCGGGGAACGGCGACATCAACGTGAACGGCTTACCTTCGACCTTCTGCTTCAGCGTGTCGATGCCCGCCGCGTCGACCTTGTCGGGGTTGTAGGCGATCCACACCGCACCGTGCTCGAGCGAATGCACCGCGTTCTCGACCCGGACCGGCTTGCCGTAGACCACGCCCATGCAGTTCGCCCAGACCTGATCGTGCGGACCGCCGAACGGCGGGGTCTGGTCGTACGCGACGCGCTGGTTACCCGAGATGTGCAGTCCAGCCGGGTAGTCCTTCTTGGTCACCCCGGCGATCTGATCCGACGGATCCTTCTTCTGCGCACTCGGCGTGAATTTCTCGAGTTCGGCCTTGTCCCGATACTTCGGCACCAGGCTGAACGCGAGCGCACCGATCAATGCGACGATCACCACGGCGGCTCCGATGACCAACCAGGGGATCTGGCGCTTCTTCAACGGGCCCTTGCCCATCGGAACCTTGCCGCCGCCCTTTTTCCGCGACGGTGCGACCTTCCCTGCGGCCCGGACGGCCTTGGCCGATTTGGCGCTCGTGCTGCTCGGCATAGCTCGCTGTGCTCTTTCCACGTATTGATCCACGGTGCTGGGTGGTTGCGGAGGGCTCCGCCGAGGTGCCCACTCGAGGCGTACACCTGCCCAGACCATAGGATAGAGACTCGTGACTCCAGCTGACCTTGCAGATCTCCTTCGCGCGACCGCGGCGAAGGTGCTTGTCGAACGTGGACTGGACCCTGCGGTCCTGCCCGACGAGGTCAACGTGGAGCGCCCCCGTAATCCGGAACATGGCGACTATGCCACGAATGTGGCCATGCAGGTAGGTAAGAAGGCCGGAACGAATCCGCGCGAGTTGGCGACCTGGCTGGCCGAGGCACTGGCCACCACGGACGCCATCGATACCGCCGAGGTCGCCGGTCCCGGCTTCCTCAACATCCGGCTCGCCGCCTCCGCGCAGGGCGCGATCCTGCAACAGGTATTGACCGCGGGCGCGGCCTACGGCACCTCGGACACCCTGAAGGGCACCCGGATCAATCTGGAATTCGTGTCGGCCAATCCGACCGGTCCGGTGCATCTCGGCGGCACCCGCTGGGCCTCCGTCGGTGATGCGCTCGGCCGCATTCTGGCCGCGCAGGGCGCCGCCGTGACCCGCGAGTACTACTTCAACGACCACGGCGCGCAGATCGACCGCTTCGCCAAATCCCTGGTTGCCGCCGCTACCGGCGCGCCGACCCCGGAGAACGGCTACGCGGGCGAATATATCGGCGAGATCGCCGCCGAGATCGTGGCCGCGCACCCCGAGGCGGCGACCCTGCCGGAAAACGAGCAGCTCGAACTTTTCCGCGTCGAGGGCGTCGAGTTGATGTTCGCCCAAATCAAGGAATCGCTGCACGAATTCGGCACCGATTTCGACGTGTACTTCAACGAGAGTTCGCTATTCGAATCCGGTGCGGTCGAACAGGCCGTCACCAAGCTCAAGAATTCCGGCGACCTCTACGAAAAGGACGGGGCCTGGTGGATCGCCAGCTCCGAATACGGTGACGATCAGGACCGCGTCGTTCTCAAGAGCGATGGCAATGCCGCCTATATCGCCGGTGATATCGCTTATTTCCAGAACAAACGCTCGCGCGGCTTCGATCTGTGCATCTACATGCTCGGTGCGGACCATCACGGCTATATCGGCCGTTTGAAGGCCGCCGCGGCGGCCTTCGGCGATGATCCGGCCACCGTCGAGGTGCTCATCGGGCAGATGGTGAATCTCGTCAAAGACGGTGTGGCCGTGCGAATGTCCAAGCGTGCGGGCACCGTGGTGACCCTCGACGATCTGGTCGAGGCGATCGGTGTCGACGCCTCCCGGTACTCGCTGGTGCGCAGCTCGGTGAACTCGAGCATCGATATCGACTTGAACCTGTGGACCAGTCAGAGCAACGAGAACCCGGTCTACTATGTGCAATACGCGCACGCCAGGACCGCGTCCATCGCGCGCAACGCGGTCGAATTCGAATACGACACGGTGACACCGGATTTCGGTCTGCTCACCGCCGATGAAGAGGGTGAACTCATCCGCACCATCGGCGAATACCCGCGCGCCGTCGCCAGCGCCGCGAGCCTGCGCGAACCGCACCGCGTCGCACGGTATCTGGAGGAACTGGCCGGTGCCTACCACCGGTTCCAGACCAATAAGAATCTGCGCGTACTGCCCCTCGGCGACGAACCCGTTACGCCGACCAATGCCGCCAGGCTGGCCCTGGCCAATGCCACCCGTCAGGTGCTGAGCAACGGCCTCGGGCTGCTCGGCGTTAGTGCACCGGAGCGAATGTAGTGAGTGAGCGCAGCGAGCGAACCATAGACACAGCGTCGGAGCCGAGCGTCAGCGAGGTGGAGTCGTGAGTGTCCACCCGGCCGGTCCTCGGCATGCAGATATTCCACACGCACCCAGCCTTGCGGAGCGTCCGAGCGATCCCAAGCAGATGATCGATCTGCCCGCGAATGTGTGGCCGCGCAACGCTTCTCGCGATGCCGAGGGCGTCGTACTGCTGGCCGGTGTGCCAGTGCGCGAGCTCGCCGAGCAGTTCGGCACCCCGCTGTTCGTGGTCGACGAGGACGACTTCCGTTCTCGCTGCCGCGATATGGTCGCCGCCTTCGGCCCGGACGCGCGAGTTCACTACGCCTCCAAGGCATTTCTGTGCGGTGAGATCGCCCGCTGGATTCGCGACGAGGGCCTTTCCCTCGATGTCTGCTCCGGCGGCGAACTGGCCGTCGCACTGCACGCGGGCTTTCCCGCGAACCGAATCGCATTGCACGGCAACAACAAATCGGTCGCCGAGCTGGCGGCCGCGGTCGAGGCGGGCGTCGGGCATGTGGTGGTCGACTCGCTGATCGAGATCGAGCGCCTGGAGGCCATCGCGGGCCGTGCCGGAGTCGTACAGGATGTGCTCGTCCGCGTCACTGTCGGCGTGGAAGCCCATACCCACGAATACATTTCGACCGCACATGAGGATCAGAAGTTCGGCTTCTCGATCGCGGGCGGGGATGCCATGGAGGCACTCGCCCGCGTCTTCGAGGCCGATAATCTCCGACTGGTCGGTCTGCACAGCCACATCGGTTCGCAGATCTTCGAAATCGATGGTTTCGAGATCGCTGCGCGCCGCATGCTCGGCCTGCTGCGCGAGGCCATCGACAAATTCGGCATCGAGCGCACCGCGCAGATCGCCACACTGGATCTCGGTGGCGGACTTGGCATTTCGTACCTGCCCAATGACGATCCGCCGCCGCTCGACGAATTCGCCGCGAGCCTGCGCAAGCTGGTCGCCACCGAGGCCAGCCGCGCCGGACTGCCCGAGCCGAAGATCGCCGTCGAACCCGGCCGCGCCATCGCCGGACCGGGCACCGTCACCCTCTACGAGGTCGGCACCATCAAGGACGTCTCGCTCGACGGCGGACTGCGCAGGCGCTATGTCAGCGTCGACGGCGGCATGAGCGACAATATCCGCCCCGCGCTGTATCAGGCCGACTACGACTGCCGCCTGGTTTCACGCTCCTCGGAGGCCGCGCCCGTGGTCGCGCGGGTCGTCGGAAAGCATTGCGAGAGTGGGGATATTGTCATCCGCGATACGTGGATGCCCGCCGATGTCGGCCCCGGCGATCTGGTCGCCGTCGCCGCGACCGGCGCGTACTGCTACTCGATGTCCAGTCGGTACAACCAGCTGACTCGGCCGGCGGTCGTCGCGGTGCGGGACGGTGTGCCGCGACTCATGCTGCGCCGGGAAACGGTGGCGGATCTGCTCAGCCTGGAGGTGCAATGAATTCAGTATCGCGTAGCGATTCCATCGGGGGTGGTGGTCGGGCGACGGGTGGGCCGGAGGCAGCGAAGTTCGGGGTATGGGGAACCGATCGTCCGATCGGGGTCGCGGTCCTCGGGATGGGCAATGTCGGCACCGAGGTGGTGCGCATTCTGCGCGACCACATCGATGATCTGCGTGCGCGCGTCGGTGCGCCGGTGGTGTTGCGCGGTGTCGCCGTGCGCAACCTGGACGCCGACCGCGGCATCCCGGCCGAACTGCTGACCACCGATGCCGACGCGCTGGTCGCCCGCGACGATGTCGATCTGGTGGTCGAGGTCATCGGCGGCATCGATCCGGCCCGCCGTCTCATCCTGGCCGCGCTCAACGCGGGCAAATCCGTGGTGACCGCCAATAAGGCCCTGCTGGCCGACTACACCGGCGAACTCGCCGCCGCCGCCGAGCGCAATCGCGCCGACCTGTATTTCGAGGCCGCCGTCGCCGGTGCGATCCCGGTGGTGCGCCCGCTGATCCAGTCGCTGTCCGGTGACCGGGTGAACAAGGTCGTCGGCATCGTCAACGGCACCACCAACTTCATCCTCTCCGCAATGGACGAGACCGGCGCCGACTACGGGATCACCCTCAAAGAGGCCACCCGCCTCGGCTACGCGGAGGCCGATCCGACCGCCGACGTCGAGGGTTACGACGCCGCCGCCAAGGCCGCGATCCTGGCCTCGCTGGCCTTCCACACCCGCGTGACCGCGGCCGATGTGTACCGCGAGGGCATTTCCAAGATCACCGCCGAGGATCTCGAGACCGCCTCGGCACTGGACTGCACGGTCAAACTGCTCGCCATCTGCGAGCGGGTCGCCGCCGGTCCGGGCGAACCGAGCCCGGAAGAGGGCGGTAAGGAGCGCGTCTCGGTGCGCGTCTACCCGGCCCTCATTCCACGCAAGCACCCCTTGGCCGCGGTCACCGGCGCATTCAACGCAGTGGTCGTCGAGGCGGAGAACGCCGGTCGGCTGATGTTCTACGGTCAGGGCGCGGGCGGTGCCCCGACGGCGTCGGCGGTACTCGGCGATCTGGTGATGGCGGCGCGCAATAAGTTCTTCGGTGGCCGCGCTCCGGGCGAGTCGGTTTATGCTGAGCTACCGATCGCGCCGATGGGCGATACGCCCACGCGCTACCACGTGAACCTGCAGGTCGCGGATCGACCCGGGGTGCTGGCCAAGGTGGCGGGCGAATTCGCCAACCATGAGGTGAGCATCTCGACGGTCCGTCAGGAAGGACACGGCGAGGGTGCGCGCTTGGTCGTGGTCACCCACCACGCGTCGGAGTCGGCGCTCGCGGACACCGTCGCCGCCCTGGCGGAAATGGAATCCGTCACATCTGTGACCAGCGTTCTGAGATTGGAAGGCACCAACGAATGACAACTGCATCGCGTAGCGATTCCGCGAGGGGCGGCGGTCGGGCGACGGGTGGGCATAGCACTGGCGTCGCACCGCAAGCAGGAGTGCATTCCCGGTGGCCCGGCCTGATCGCCGCCTACCGCGATCGCCTGGCGGGCGCCGCCGACTGGGAGCCGGTCACCCTGTACGAGGGCGGCACCCCGCTGGTGCCTGCACCGCACCTTTCGCAGCTGACCGGCTGTGATGTATATCTCAAGGTCGAGGGCCTGAATCCGACCGGGTCCTTCAAGGACCGCGGCATGACCATGGCCATCACCGACGCGAAGTACCGCGGGCAGAAGGCAGTGCTGTGCGCGTCCACCGGCAACACCTCGGCATCGGCCGCCGCCTACGCGACCCGGGCCGGAATGAGCTGTGCGGTGCTGATTCCGCAGGGCAAAATCGCCATGGGCAAGCTGGCCCAGGCCGTCATGCTCGGCGCGAAGATCATCCAGGTCGACGGCAATTTCGACGACTGTCTCGAGCTGGCGCGCAAGGTCACCGCGGAATTCCCGACCGTCGGTCTGGTGAATTCGGTGAATCCGGCCCGTATCGAGGGCCAGAAGACCGCCTCGTTCGAGATCTGCGATGTGCTCGGCAAGGCGCCCGACGTGCACGCCCTCCCGGTGGGCAATGCGGGCAATATCACCGCCTACTGGCGCGGTTACCGCGAGTACTACGCCGATGGCATCACCACCGGCCTGCCGCGCATGCTCGGTGTGCAGGCCGCGGGCGCCGCCCCGCTGGTCAACGGTGCCCCGGTCAAGGATCCGGAGACCATCGCCACCGCCATCCGGATCGGCGCGCCCGCGTCCTGGAACGGCGCGGTGGAGGCCAAGGAACAGTCCGACGGCGCCTTCCGCGCCGCCACCGACGAGGAGATCCTGGAGGCGTACCGACTGGTCGCCGCGACCGAGGGTGTTTTCGTCGAGCCCGCGTCGGCGGCCAGCATCGCCGGCCTGCTCGCCGCGCGCAAGGAAGGTTGGCTGGATTCCGGGCTGACCGTCGTGTGCACGGTGACCGGCAACGGCCTCAAGGATCCGGATAACGCGCTCGCGGGAATGCCACAGGTGCAGGCGATTCCGGTTGACCCGATCGCGGTCGCCCACGAACTCGAGCTGGCCTGAGTTGAATTCGCGCGAAAGCCAACTGATGACCAGGACGCTGCCCGCCGGTCTGTCCGTGACCGCGCGGGTGCCCGCGTCCAGTGCCAATCTCGGCCCCGGATTCGATTCGCTCGGTATGGCTTTGGGCATCTACGACGAGATCGAGGTGCGCACTACCGATTCCGGCCTTACCATCCGAGTGGAGGGCGAGGGCGCGGACGATGTGCCATGGGGCCCTTCACATCTCGTGGTGCGCGCGATCGAGCGCGGCCTGGAGGCGGCGGGCGTCTGGGCTGATGGCCTCGATGTGGTGTGCCGCAACGTAATTCCGCATTCGCGCGGTCTCGGTTCGTCGGCCTCGGCGGTGGTCGGCGGGCTCGCCGCGGGCTGCGGGCTCGCCGCGAAATTGGATCCGGCATTGGCCACCGGCAGTGACCAATTGGTCCAGCTCGCATCGGAATTCGAAGGTCATCCGGACAATGCCGCGGCCAGCGTGCTCGGCGGAATCGTGGTGTCCTGGACCGAAACCGCCGCGGACGCCGCCAGTGACGGTGCCGTGGCGCTCGATCACGGCCGCGTCTACCGTGCGGTGCGCCTCGATCCGCATCCCACGCTGCGTCCGGTGGTGCTGATTCCCGAAGAGCGCTCCTCGACCGCGCATACCCGCGGCCTGTTGCCCGAGGTCGTGCCGCATGGTGATGCCGCGTTCAATGTCAGTCGTGCCGCGCTCGCGGTCGTCGCCCTGACGCAACGTACCGACCTGCTCCTGCCCGCCACGGCCGATCGTCTGCATCAGGCCCAGCGCGCGCCCGCACTGCCGCTGACCACCGAATGGATCGCCCGGCTGCGTGCGGCCGGGATCGCGGCCACGGTATCCGGCGCGGGACCGACCGTACTGGCCTTGGGTACCAGTGAATTCCCCGCCGAACTCCGTGAACTCGCGGCAATAGACGGGCTCCGCGTGGTCGAGCCGGGACTTGCGGAAGGCGTCCAGGTCGACTGACGGCGCGTCTGCCTTGCCGAGGTTCCAGGTTGCCAGCTATCCTGAGCACGTCCGTACATCGTGCGCATCAGACGCCGGTGCTTCATCAGGGCAATCGCTCCAGCAGGCTCCAGGCTCGAGCCTCCAGGCCATGGGGGTGCTGCGTAGCTGCGCAACTGGAATGATCTCTCCCACCTTTCGGGACTGGTGGCGAAGCCTCCGGTCCGGCGGGGCAGGTGATACGGCAAAAAGCGCCGGTCCGAGCTTTGTGCTCGGCCCTCGCATCCGAGTCCGGCAGAACGCACGGACTGCGGGACGAAACCCTCGAAACAGCACACGGCAATCGAGGGAAGGAAAGGATTTCCGTGACAGATACGGACCTGCTCGCGACACCCGGGGTGGATTCCAACCCGGCAGGGGACCGCGAAAGTGACTCCGGACAGATTTCGAAGATGAGCGAACAAACCGACGTCGCACGATCGGGGCTGACTGGAATGCTGTTGCCGCAATTGCGCGCGCTCGCGGGGGAGCTCGGTATCCGAGGCACCTCCGGAATGCGCAAGGGCGATTTGATCGCCGCCATCAAGGAAAATCAGGCCGGAAAGTCGGCGAAGGCGGAAAAGTCCGCGCGTGGCGAGGTGAAGTCCGATGCGGACGCCGCCAAGGCGGCGCCGACGAAGGCCGAGCAGGGCACCCTCGACGTGACGCCCGCCGCTTCTGCCCCGGTGAAGGAGGCTCCCGCTCCGGCGAAGGAAGCCCAGATCAAGGACGCGCCGGCGAAACAGGCTGTCGCGAAGGATGCCGTCGCCGAATCCACAGCGCCGAAGGCCGCCGAGAAGTCTGCCGAGTCGAAGTCCGATCAGGCCGAGGCCGCGTCGGCGGAGACCACCGAGGATTCCGGTCGCGAGGGCGGTCAGCGCGGTCGCGGCAGGCAGCGTCGCGGTCGCGACCAGGCGCGCGCCGGTGGCGATGCCGCCACGGGTGAGGCCCGTGCCGACGAGCCCAAGCAGGAGCAGGAGCAGGGCGAACGCCGCCGCGAGCGCAATCAGGGCGGCGACCGAAACCAGAACGGCAGTGCCAATGGCGGCCGTGGCGGCGAGGGCGGCGGCCGTGGCGAGGCCAACCGTGGCGGTGAGGGCGGCGGCCGCGGGGATGCCAACCGTGGCGGTGACGAGGACGAGGGCGGTCGCGGACGGCGGGGACGCCGGTTCCGGGAACGTCGTCGTGGTCGCGACCGCGAGGGTGGCACCGGTGGCGGTGAGGCCCGCGAGCTCGAGATCCGCGAGGACGATGTCCTGCAGCCGGTCGCGGGCATCCTCGACGTGCTGGACAACTACGCCTTCGTGCGCACCTCCGGCTACCTGGCCGGACCGAATGACGTCTACGTGTCGATGAACCTGGTCCGCAAGAACGGCCTGCGCCGCGGTGACGCGATCACCGGTGCGGTGCGCGCCCCACGCGACGGTGAGCAGAGCAACCAGCGCCAGAAGTTCGATCCGCTGGTGCGGCTGGATACGGTCAACGGTGGTGAGGTCGACGCGGCCAAGCGGCGTCCCGAATTCGCCAAGCTCACCCCGCTGTACCCGAACCAGCGCCTGCGTCTGGAAACCCAGCCGAACAAGCTGACCACGCGCGTCATCGACCTGATCATGCCGATCGGTAAGGGCCAGCGCGCCCTGATCGTCTCCCCGCC
Protein-coding sequences here:
- a CDS encoding homoserine dehydrogenase, with the protein product MNSVSRSDSIGGGGRATGGPEAAKFGVWGTDRPIGVAVLGMGNVGTEVVRILRDHIDDLRARVGAPVVLRGVAVRNLDADRGIPAELLTTDADALVARDDVDLVVEVIGGIDPARRLILAALNAGKSVVTANKALLADYTGELAAAAERNRADLYFEAAVAGAIPVVRPLIQSLSGDRVNKVVGIVNGTTNFILSAMDETGADYGITLKEATRLGYAEADPTADVEGYDAAAKAAILASLAFHTRVTAADVYREGISKITAEDLETASALDCTVKLLAICERVAAGPGEPSPEEGGKERVSVRVYPALIPRKHPLAAVTGAFNAVVVEAENAGRLMFYGQGAGGAPTASAVLGDLVMAARNKFFGGRAPGESVYAELPIAPMGDTPTRYHVNLQVADRPGVLAKVAGEFANHEVSISTVRQEGHGEGARLVVVTHHASESALADTVAALAEMESVTSVTSVLRLEGTNE
- the thrC gene encoding threonine synthase translates to MHSRWPGLIAAYRDRLAGAADWEPVTLYEGGTPLVPAPHLSQLTGCDVYLKVEGLNPTGSFKDRGMTMAITDAKYRGQKAVLCASTGNTSASAAAYATRAGMSCAVLIPQGKIAMGKLAQAVMLGAKIIQVDGNFDDCLELARKVTAEFPTVGLVNSVNPARIEGQKTASFEICDVLGKAPDVHALPVGNAGNITAYWRGYREYYADGITTGLPRMLGVQAAGAAPLVNGAPVKDPETIATAIRIGAPASWNGAVEAKEQSDGAFRAATDEEILEAYRLVAATEGVFVEPASAASIAGLLAARKEGWLDSGLTVVCTVTGNGLKDPDNALAGMPQVQAIPVDPIAVAHELELA
- a CDS encoding DUF305 domain-containing protein, which encodes MPVDTEIEPDVASGSTGFAAQARQQRTPLLVLGAIGVLLIGFAVGVLARLPLDGNSEPDPGAVDIGFSQDMSAHHAQAVEMAGIALIGSTDNDVRRLAYDILTTQQEQIGRMQGWLQMWGKPNQNADGYMGWMTEQSGHSHSGATTDHAMSGPSASMPGMATTAEVTALRQATGPTLDTMFLQLMLRHHQGGLSMTEYAAQQAETTAVRTLAAAMATTQQGESQLITTMLTARNAKPLPQN
- a CDS encoding DUF3105 domain-containing protein gives rise to the protein MPSSTSAKSAKAVRAAGKVAPSRKKGGGKVPMGKGPLKKRQIPWLVIGAAVVIVALIGALAFSLVPKYRDKAELEKFTPSAQKKDPSDQIAGVTKKDYPAGLHISGNQRVAYDQTPPFGGPHDQVWANCMGVVYGKPVRVENAVHSLEHGAVWIAYNPDKVDAAGIDTLKQKVEGKPFTLMSPFPGLTSAISLQSWGHQLKLDSADDKRVNQFITALRANQYAYPEVGASCSNPAFDANNPTPYDPTPPGPDAVPMDGKGLSQDQTELGGASGGLPGMPSIPGVPSIPGVPTGIPTQPTEGQ
- the rho gene encoding transcription termination factor Rho; translated protein: MTDTDLLATPGVDSNPAGDRESDSGQISKMSEQTDVARSGLTGMLLPQLRALAGELGIRGTSGMRKGDLIAAIKENQAGKSAKAEKSARGEVKSDADAAKAAPTKAEQGTLDVTPAASAPVKEAPAPAKEAQIKDAPAKQAVAKDAVAESTAPKAAEKSAESKSDQAEAASAETTEDSGREGGQRGRGRQRRGRDQARAGGDAATGEARADEPKQEQEQGERRRERNQGGDRNQNGSANGGRGGEGGGRGEANRGGEGGGRGDANRGGDEDEGGRGRRGRRFRERRRGRDREGGTGGGEARELEIREDDVLQPVAGILDVLDNYAFVRTSGYLAGPNDVYVSMNLVRKNGLRRGDAITGAVRAPRDGEQSNQRQKFDPLVRLDTVNGGEVDAAKRRPEFAKLTPLYPNQRLRLETQPNKLTTRVIDLIMPIGKGQRALIVSPPKAGKTTIMQDIANAIAINNPEVYLMVVLVDERPEEVTDMQRSVKGEVIASTFDRPPSDHTSVAELAIERAKRLVEMGKDVVVLLDSITRLGRAYNNSSPASGRILSGGVDSTALYPPKRFLGAARNIENGGSLTIIATAMVETGSTGDTVIFEEFKGTGNAELKLDRKIAERRVFPAVDVNPSGTRKDELLLSPDEAAVLHKLRRVLSGLDSHQAIDLLIDRLKKSKNNLEFLMQVSKTAPGALDE
- the lysA gene encoding diaminopimelate decarboxylase codes for the protein MSVHPAGPRHADIPHAPSLAERPSDPKQMIDLPANVWPRNASRDAEGVVLLAGVPVRELAEQFGTPLFVVDEDDFRSRCRDMVAAFGPDARVHYASKAFLCGEIARWIRDEGLSLDVCSGGELAVALHAGFPANRIALHGNNKSVAELAAAVEAGVGHVVVDSLIEIERLEAIAGRAGVVQDVLVRVTVGVEAHTHEYISTAHEDQKFGFSIAGGDAMEALARVFEADNLRLVGLHSHIGSQIFEIDGFEIAARRMLGLLREAIDKFGIERTAQIATLDLGGGLGISYLPNDDPPPLDEFAASLRKLVATEASRAGLPEPKIAVEPGRAIAGPGTVTLYEVGTIKDVSLDGGLRRRYVSVDGGMSDNIRPALYQADYDCRLVSRSSEAAPVVARVVGKHCESGDIVIRDTWMPADVGPGDLVAVAATGAYCYSMSSRYNQLTRPAVVAVRDGVPRLMLRRETVADLLSLEVQ
- the thrB gene encoding homoserine kinase; translation: MTRTLPAGLSVTARVPASSANLGPGFDSLGMALGIYDEIEVRTTDSGLTIRVEGEGADDVPWGPSHLVVRAIERGLEAAGVWADGLDVVCRNVIPHSRGLGSSASAVVGGLAAGCGLAAKLDPALATGSDQLVQLASEFEGHPDNAAASVLGGIVVSWTETAADAASDGAVALDHGRVYRAVRLDPHPTLRPVVLIPEERSSTAHTRGLLPEVVPHGDAAFNVSRAALAVVALTQRTDLLLPATADRLHQAQRAPALPLTTEWIARLRAAGIAATVSGAGPTVLALGTSEFPAELRELAAIDGLRVVEPGLAEGVQVD
- the argS gene encoding arginine--tRNA ligase: MTPADLADLLRATAAKVLVERGLDPAVLPDEVNVERPRNPEHGDYATNVAMQVGKKAGTNPRELATWLAEALATTDAIDTAEVAGPGFLNIRLAASAQGAILQQVLTAGAAYGTSDTLKGTRINLEFVSANPTGPVHLGGTRWASVGDALGRILAAQGAAVTREYYFNDHGAQIDRFAKSLVAAATGAPTPENGYAGEYIGEIAAEIVAAHPEAATLPENEQLELFRVEGVELMFAQIKESLHEFGTDFDVYFNESSLFESGAVEQAVTKLKNSGDLYEKDGAWWIASSEYGDDQDRVVLKSDGNAAYIAGDIAYFQNKRSRGFDLCIYMLGADHHGYIGRLKAAAAAFGDDPATVEVLIGQMVNLVKDGVAVRMSKRAGTVVTLDDLVEAIGVDASRYSLVRSSVNSSIDIDLNLWTSQSNENPVYYVQYAHARTASIARNAVEFEYDTVTPDFGLLTADEEGELIRTIGEYPRAVASAASLREPHRVARYLEELAGAYHRFQTNKNLRVLPLGDEPVTPTNAARLALANATRQVLSNGLGLLGVSAPERM